In Pelagibaculum spongiae, the following proteins share a genomic window:
- the rpoC gene encoding DNA-directed RNA polymerase subunit beta', with amino-acid sequence MKDLLNLLKRQGQPEEFDAIRIQLASPDMIRSWSYGEVKKPETINYRTFKPERDGLFCAKIFGPIKDYECLCGKYKRLKHRGVICEKCGVEVALSKVRRDRMGHIELASPVAHIWFLKSLPSRIGMLMDMTLRDIERVLYFEAFVVVDPGMTSLERNQLLTDEQYLEAIEEFGDEFDARMGAEAVKELLMSMDLEQEIQILREEIPNTNSETKLKKLTKRLKLIEAFYESGNKPQWMIMEVLPVLPPDLRPLVPLDGGRFATSDLNDLYRRVINRNNRLKRLLDLSAPDIIVRNEKRMLQEAVDALLDNGRRGRAITGSNKRPLKSLADMIKGKQGRFRQNLLGKRVDYSGRSVIVVGPTLRLHQCGLPKKMALELFKPFIFSKLELRGLATTIKAAKKMVEREEPVVWDILDEVIREHPVMLNRAPTLHRLGIQAFEPVLIEGKAINLHPLVCAAYNADFDGDQMAVHVPLTLEAQLEARALMMSTNNVLSPANGEPIIVPSQDVVLGLYWMTRERINAKGEGMALTDIDEVERAMHSGALHLQAKIKVRIREVSIDEITREKTAVMKVVETTAGRALLWKIVPEGLGFDTVNQNMTKKTVSKLLNACYRIVGLKESVIFADQLMYTGFRRATLSGVSIGVNDMTIPEAKKGIIAKAESQVREIEEQYRTGLVTAGERYNKVIDIWSSTNEQVAKSMMDNLSTEMTVNGLGEEVSQQSFNSIYMMADSGARGSAAQIRQLSGMRGLMAKPDGSIIETPITANFREGLNVAQYFISTHGARKGLADTALKTANSGYLTRRLVDVAQDLVVTADDCGTRTFLKMTPLIEGGDVVEPLHERVLGRVVAEDVLIPGTENVLLPEGTLLDEKLVLVLEENTIDEIQVRTPITCEISYGICAKCYGRDLARGHLVNAGEAVGVIAAQSIGEPGTQLTMRTFHIGGAASRSSAQDSIQIKAAGMIRITNAKLVDRTDGKQTLVSRSTELAVVDEFGRERERYKLPYGSILPLRDGVHAKAGTTVANWDPHTHPIITEVAGRLEFVDLVEGVTMERKTDDNTGLSSLEVTDSKARSTSSKDLRPMIRLVDDAGNPLNIAGTDLPAQYFLPAGAIINLEKGAQVNGGDTLARIPQVASKTRDITGGLPRVADLFEARKPKEPAILAEITGTVSFGKETKGKRRLVITPSEGEVYEELIPKWRTMNIFEGEHVAKGEVISDGPSNPHDILRLRGVSALAEYIVNEVQDVYRLQGVGINDKHIEVIVRQMLRKVEISDTGDSKFLVGEQVELAKVRQENKSLEDQDRFPARFNRVLLGITKASLSTESFISAASFQETTRVLTEAAVSGKRDNLRGLKENVIVGRLIPAGTGLTYHKARQKQREEEKRGKEMPGISSADVEQALSDALNSAD; translated from the coding sequence TTGAAAGATCTATTGAATCTTCTGAAACGCCAGGGACAGCCGGAAGAGTTTGACGCAATCCGCATCCAGTTGGCGTCCCCGGACATGATTCGGTCCTGGTCCTACGGTGAAGTCAAGAAGCCGGAAACCATTAACTATCGTACTTTTAAGCCGGAGCGCGATGGTCTGTTTTGTGCCAAAATTTTTGGCCCAATCAAGGACTATGAGTGCCTGTGCGGAAAGTACAAGCGTCTCAAACACCGTGGTGTTATTTGCGAGAAGTGTGGCGTTGAAGTTGCACTGTCTAAAGTTCGTCGCGACCGTATGGGTCACATCGAACTGGCAAGCCCGGTTGCACACATTTGGTTTTTGAAATCACTGCCAAGCCGTATTGGTATGTTGATGGATATGACGCTGCGTGATATCGAGCGCGTGTTGTACTTCGAAGCATTTGTGGTAGTTGATCCAGGTATGACTAGCCTGGAACGCAATCAGTTATTGACCGATGAGCAATATCTGGAAGCGATTGAAGAGTTCGGTGACGAATTCGACGCACGCATGGGTGCTGAAGCAGTTAAAGAATTGCTGATGTCCATGGATCTGGAGCAGGAAATCCAGATTCTGCGTGAAGAGATTCCAAACACCAACTCAGAAACCAAGCTGAAGAAGCTGACCAAGCGTCTGAAATTGATCGAAGCATTCTACGAGTCTGGTAACAAGCCTCAGTGGATGATCATGGAAGTGCTGCCGGTTCTGCCACCTGACTTACGTCCGTTGGTACCGCTGGATGGTGGTCGTTTTGCGACTTCTGATTTGAACGATTTATATCGACGCGTTATCAACCGCAACAACCGTCTCAAGCGTCTGTTAGACCTGAGTGCACCTGACATCATCGTGCGTAACGAAAAGCGTATGTTGCAGGAAGCAGTTGATGCGTTGTTAGATAACGGTCGTCGCGGTCGTGCGATTACAGGTTCTAACAAACGTCCTTTGAAATCCTTGGCTGACATGATCAAGGGTAAGCAAGGTCGTTTCCGTCAGAACTTGCTGGGTAAGCGAGTTGACTACTCAGGTCGTTCGGTAATCGTGGTAGGTCCTACCCTACGTCTGCATCAGTGTGGTCTTCCTAAGAAGATGGCTCTGGAGCTGTTCAAGCCGTTCATCTTCTCCAAGCTGGAATTGCGTGGTCTTGCGACCACCATCAAAGCAGCCAAGAAGATGGTTGAGCGCGAAGAGCCAGTCGTTTGGGATATCTTGGACGAAGTAATTCGCGAACACCCTGTCATGCTAAACCGTGCACCTACTTTGCACCGTTTGGGTATCCAGGCGTTCGAACCGGTCCTGATTGAAGGTAAAGCAATTAACCTGCACCCACTAGTGTGTGCGGCTTATAACGCTGACTTTGACGGTGACCAAATGGCTGTTCACGTACCGCTGACACTGGAAGCCCAGTTAGAAGCGCGTGCGTTGATGATGTCTACCAACAACGTACTGTCTCCTGCGAACGGTGAGCCAATCATCGTGCCGTCTCAGGACGTTGTTTTGGGCTTGTACTGGATGACCCGTGAGCGTATTAACGCTAAGGGTGAGGGCATGGCATTAACCGATATCGACGAAGTCGAGCGGGCAATGCATTCAGGTGCGCTACATCTGCAAGCCAAGATTAAAGTTCGGATCCGTGAAGTGTCTATCGACGAGATTACTCGTGAAAAGACTGCGGTGATGAAAGTGGTTGAAACGACTGCAGGTCGTGCTTTGTTATGGAAGATTGTTCCAGAAGGTCTGGGGTTCGACACAGTTAACCAGAATATGACTAAGAAAACCGTTTCCAAGCTGTTGAATGCTTGTTACCGGATTGTTGGTCTGAAAGAGTCGGTAATTTTTGCTGACCAATTGATGTATACCGGTTTCCGTCGTGCAACTCTGTCTGGTGTGTCTATCGGTGTTAACGATATGACCATTCCAGAAGCGAAGAAAGGCATCATCGCTAAGGCAGAATCGCAAGTTCGTGAAATTGAAGAACAGTATCGCACGGGTCTGGTAACAGCCGGTGAGCGTTACAACAAAGTTATCGACATTTGGTCTAGCACCAACGAGCAAGTCGCTAAATCGATGATGGACAACTTGTCCACAGAGATGACAGTGAATGGCTTGGGTGAGGAAGTTAGCCAACAGTCTTTCAACTCTATCTACATGATGGCCGATTCCGGCGCTCGTGGTAGTGCAGCGCAGATTCGTCAGTTGTCTGGTATGCGTGGTCTGATGGCCAAACCAGATGGCTCGATCATCGAAACGCCAATCACTGCGAACTTCCGTGAAGGTTTGAACGTAGCTCAGTACTTTATCTCGACTCACGGTGCTCGTAAGGGCCTAGCGGATACCGCACTGAAAACAGCTAACTCTGGTTATCTGACGCGTCGTCTGGTTGACGTTGCTCAAGATCTGGTAGTGACCGCTGACGATTGTGGTACGCGTACCTTCTTGAAAATGACACCGCTGATTGAAGGTGGCGATGTTGTTGAACCACTGCATGAGCGTGTTCTGGGTCGTGTTGTTGCTGAAGACGTTCTGATTCCTGGTACTGAAAATGTACTGTTGCCAGAAGGTACTTTGCTTGACGAGAAGCTGGTTCTGGTTCTTGAAGAAAACACCATTGATGAAATTCAGGTGCGGACTCCAATTACTTGTGAAATCAGTTACGGTATTTGTGCCAAGTGCTACGGTCGTGACCTAGCTCGAGGCCACCTGGTCAATGCTGGTGAAGCTGTGGGTGTTATCGCTGCTCAGTCAATCGGTGAGCCGGGAACCCAGCTGACCATGCGTACCTTCCACATTGGTGGTGCTGCATCTAGATCGTCTGCTCAAGACAGCATTCAGATTAAAGCAGCGGGTATGATCAGAATCACCAATGCCAAGCTGGTTGATCGTACTGACGGCAAGCAGACCTTGGTATCGCGTTCTACTGAACTTGCGGTTGTTGATGAGTTTGGTCGTGAGCGTGAGCGCTACAAACTGCCATATGGTTCGATTCTGCCACTGCGTGATGGTGTGCATGCGAAAGCCGGTACCACAGTTGCTAACTGGGACCCGCACACGCATCCAATCATTACCGAAGTAGCGGGCCGTTTGGAGTTTGTTGACCTGGTTGAAGGTGTGACCATGGAGCGTAAGACCGATGATAATACCGGTCTGTCGTCTCTGGAAGTTACCGATTCCAAGGCACGTAGTACCTCGAGCAAGGACTTGCGTCCAATGATTCGTCTGGTTGATGACGCGGGTAATCCGTTGAACATCGCCGGTACTGATCTACCTGCGCAGTACTTCTTGCCAGCTGGCGCAATCATTAACCTTGAGAAAGGTGCTCAGGTTAATGGTGGTGATACGTTAGCGCGTATTCCTCAGGTTGCATCGAAGACACGAGACATCACCGGTGGTTTGCCACGGGTTGCTGACTTGTTTGAAGCGCGTAAGCCTAAAGAACCTGCGATTCTTGCAGAGATCACGGGTACCGTTTCCTTCGGTAAAGAAACCAAAGGTAAGCGTCGTTTGGTGATTACTCCATCCGAGGGAGAAGTTTATGAAGAACTGATTCCTAAGTGGCGTACCATGAACATCTTCGAAGGTGAGCATGTTGCTAAGGGTGAAGTGATTTCTGACGGCCCATCCAACCCACATGACATTTTACGTCTGCGAGGCGTAAGTGCATTGGCTGAGTACATCGTTAACGAAGTACAGGATGTTTACCGTCTGCAGGGTGTTGGCATTAACGATAAGCATATCGAAGTTATCGTTCGTCAGATGCTGCGTAAAGTTGAAATCAGCGATACCGGTGATAGTAAGTTCTTGGTGGGTGAGCAAGTTGAACTGGCGAAAGTTCGTCAGGAAAACAAGTCACTTGAAGATCAGGACCGATTCCCGGCTCGTTTCAATCGCGTTCTGTTGGGTATCACTAAGGCATCATTGTCTACTGAATCCTTCATCTCGGCAGCGTCGTTCCAGGAAACTACGCGTGTTCTGACCGAAGCTGCGGTAAGCGGCAAGCGTGATAATCTGCGCGGTCTGAAAGAGAACGTTATTGTGGGTCGACTGATTCCTGCGGGTACTGGTCTGACTTATCACAAGGCGCGTCAAAAGCAACGCGAAGAAGAAAAACGTGGAAAAGAGATGCCTGGCATCAGTTCCGCAGACGTTGAGCAGGCGCTAAGTGACGCGCTTAACTCAGCGGATTAA
- the rpoB gene encoding DNA-directed RNA polymerase subunit beta: MAYSFTEKKRIRKDFGKRQNVLEVPYLLAIQLDSYRKFLESGGDREDGSDFGLDAAFNSVFPIVSYSGNAALEYVGYRLGAPVFDVKECQQRGVTYAAPLRVKVRLVIYDKEAKTQTVKDIREQEVYMGEIPLMTENGTFVVNGTERVIVSQLHRSPGVFFDHDRGKTHSSGKLLYSARVIPYRGSWLDFEFDPKDSVFVRIDRRRKLPASILLRALEFTSQEILEMFYEKNIFHFGLGGFELELIPDRMRGETLQFDLKDPEGNVLVEASRRITARHIRQIGKLGMERLEVPVDYLMGKVLAVDLVDQETGELIAEANTEVTEELIAQAGQAGVRVLETLYINELDSGPYMSDTLRLDPTSTPLEALVEIYRMMRPGEPPTKEAAENLFHNLFFAEERYDLSGVGRMKFNRRLQRPDVKGTGVLDKEDIIAVLKTLIDIRNGKGHVDDIDHLGNRRVRSVGEMAENQFRIGLVRVERAVRERLSLAESEGLMPQDLINAKPVSAAIKEFFGSSQLSQFMDQNNPLSEVTHKRRVSALGPGGLTRERAGFEVRDVHPTHYGRVCPIETPEGPNIGLINSLACYSRTNEYGFLETPYRKVVDGIATGDIKYLSAIEEGNHVIAQASAALDDDGNFLEDLVASRHQSEFSLVAPSTVEYMDVSPKQIVSVAASMIPFLEHDDANRALMGSNMQRQAVPTLRADKPLVGTGMERVVAIDSGVTEVARRGGIIESVDAGRIVIRVGDDEIEDGEAGVDIYTLTKYTRSNQNTCINQRPLVSPGDVVARGDVLADGPSTDLGELALGQNMLVAFMPWNGYNFEDSILISERVVQEDRFTTIHIQELTCVARDTKLGPEEVTADIPNVGEGALSNLDEAGVVYIGAEVKPGDILVGKVTPKGETQLTPEEKLLRAIFGEKASDVKDTSLRVPTSTFGTVIDVQVFTRDGVEKDTRALAIENEQLDVVKKDLKDEYRIMEIAAFERLQRVLIGKQALRGPNGLANAEVNIDYLSELPRERWFDLVMEDDDLNKQLELTAQKLEEKRVEAEHRYEDKRKKITQGDDLAPGVLKIVKVHLAVKRRIQPGDKMAGRHGNKGVISMVVPVEDMPYDANGKPVDICLNPLGVPSRMNIGQVLELHLGWAARGLGERITEMLQQQRSIVDLRDYLQRIYDAGDGKREDMTLLNDAEIIQLAENLRGGVPMATPVFDGAKESEIKELLELAGLPASGQTTLHDGRTGDAFDNKISVGYMYMLKLNHLVDDKMHARSTGSYSLVTQQPLGGKAQFGGQRFGEMEVWALEAYGAAYTLQEMLTVKSDDVNGRTKMYKNIVNGDHRMEPGMPESFNVLVKEIRSLGISIDLEQD; encoded by the coding sequence ATGGCTTACTCATTCACCGAAAAAAAACGCATACGTAAAGATTTCGGAAAGCGCCAGAACGTACTAGAAGTGCCATATCTTCTGGCTATCCAACTTGATTCCTACAGAAAATTTCTGGAGTCAGGCGGAGACAGGGAAGATGGAAGTGATTTTGGACTAGATGCGGCGTTCAATTCTGTTTTCCCAATCGTAAGCTACTCAGGCAATGCGGCATTAGAATATGTCGGATATCGCTTGGGTGCTCCTGTATTTGACGTAAAAGAGTGTCAGCAGCGTGGTGTTACCTATGCCGCTCCTCTACGAGTCAAGGTTCGTCTTGTTATTTATGACAAGGAAGCCAAGACCCAGACCGTCAAAGATATCCGGGAACAAGAAGTATACATGGGCGAAATTCCGCTCATGACTGAAAATGGTACTTTCGTAGTTAACGGTACCGAACGTGTCATCGTTTCTCAGTTGCACAGAAGCCCAGGTGTATTCTTCGACCACGACCGTGGCAAGACCCACTCTTCTGGCAAGCTGCTTTATTCTGCACGTGTGATTCCATACCGCGGTTCATGGCTTGACTTTGAATTCGATCCTAAGGACAGCGTATTTGTCCGTATCGACCGTCGCCGTAAATTGCCTGCATCTATTTTGCTGCGTGCTCTGGAATTCACAAGTCAAGAAATTCTGGAAATGTTCTATGAAAAGAACATTTTCCACTTCGGCCTTGGTGGTTTTGAACTGGAGTTGATTCCAGACCGCATGCGCGGCGAAACCTTGCAGTTCGATCTCAAGGATCCGGAAGGTAACGTACTGGTTGAAGCCAGTCGTCGTATTACCGCACGCCATATCCGCCAAATCGGCAAATTGGGTATGGAACGCTTGGAAGTACCAGTTGATTACCTGATGGGTAAGGTTTTGGCTGTTGATCTAGTTGATCAGGAAACCGGCGAACTGATTGCGGAAGCGAACACAGAAGTTACTGAAGAACTGATTGCTCAGGCAGGTCAGGCCGGCGTTCGTGTACTGGAAACCCTGTACATTAACGAGCTGGATTCTGGCCCGTATATGTCTGATACCTTGCGTTTAGATCCAACCAGTACGCCGCTTGAAGCGTTGGTTGAAATCTATCGTATGATGCGTCCTGGTGAGCCACCAACCAAGGAAGCTGCTGAAAACTTGTTCCATAATTTATTCTTTGCCGAAGAACGCTATGACTTGTCGGGCGTTGGTCGAATGAAGTTTAACCGTCGTCTGCAGCGTCCTGACGTGAAAGGCACTGGTGTTCTGGATAAAGAAGACATCATCGCAGTTCTGAAAACACTGATCGACATTCGTAACGGTAAAGGTCATGTGGACGATATTGACCACTTGGGTAACCGTCGCGTACGTTCTGTTGGTGAAATGGCAGAAAACCAGTTCCGTATCGGTCTGGTGCGTGTTGAGCGTGCAGTACGTGAGCGTTTGAGTTTGGCAGAATCTGAAGGCTTAATGCCCCAGGATCTGATCAACGCCAAGCCAGTATCTGCGGCGATCAAGGAATTCTTCGGTTCCAGTCAGCTATCCCAATTCATGGATCAGAACAACCCGCTGTCTGAGGTTACTCACAAGCGTCGTGTTTCTGCGTTGGGTCCTGGTGGTCTGACTCGTGAACGTGCTGGCTTTGAGGTTCGAGATGTACACCCGACTCACTACGGTCGTGTATGCCCTATCGAAACTCCTGAAGGTCCAAACATCGGTCTGATCAACTCTTTGGCGTGCTACTCGCGCACCAACGAGTACGGTTTCCTTGAAACACCTTATCGCAAGGTAGTTGATGGAATCGCGACCGGTGATATCAAATATTTGTCTGCTATTGAAGAAGGCAACCATGTAATCGCCCAGGCTTCTGCAGCGCTGGACGATGACGGTAACTTCCTTGAAGATCTGGTCGCTTCTCGTCATCAGAGTGAATTCTCTCTGGTTGCGCCGTCGACTGTTGAATACATGGACGTTTCGCCTAAGCAGATTGTATCGGTTGCCGCATCGATGATTCCTTTCTTGGAACACGATGATGCTAACCGAGCTTTGATGGGATCGAACATGCAGCGTCAAGCTGTCCCAACTTTGAGAGCGGATAAGCCTCTGGTTGGTACAGGTATGGAGCGCGTGGTTGCGATTGACTCCGGTGTAACCGAAGTTGCCCGTCGTGGCGGTATTATCGAATCAGTTGATGCGGGTCGTATTGTTATCCGTGTTGGCGACGATGAGATTGAAGATGGTGAAGCGGGCGTAGATATCTACACCCTGACCAAGTACACCCGTTCTAACCAGAACACCTGTATTAACCAGCGTCCGTTGGTATCTCCAGGTGATGTGGTTGCGCGTGGCGACGTACTGGCAGATGGTCCTTCTACCGACTTGGGTGAGCTGGCTTTGGGTCAGAACATGTTGGTCGCGTTTATGCCTTGGAATGGTTACAACTTTGAGGACTCGATCCTCATCTCCGAGCGTGTAGTTCAGGAAGACCGCTTTACCACGATCCACATTCAGGAACTGACCTGTGTGGCTCGTGACACCAAGCTAGGGCCAGAAGAAGTGACTGCCGATATCCCGAATGTGGGTGAAGGCGCGCTGAGCAATCTGGACGAAGCCGGTGTGGTATACATTGGTGCTGAAGTTAAGCCGGGCGACATTCTGGTTGGTAAGGTAACGCCTAAGGGTGAAACCCAGCTAACGCCGGAAGAGAAGCTATTACGTGCGATCTTCGGTGAGAAGGCTTCTGACGTTAAGGATACTTCCTTGCGTGTACCGACAAGCACCTTCGGTACTGTTATCGATGTTCAGGTATTTACCCGTGACGGCGTTGAGAAAGACACCCGAGCACTGGCCATTGAAAACGAACAGTTAGACGTCGTTAAGAAAGACCTTAAAGACGAATACCGCATCATGGAAATTGCAGCGTTTGAACGTTTGCAACGCGTACTGATCGGTAAGCAAGCATTGCGTGGCCCTAACGGCTTAGCAAATGCTGAAGTCAACATCGACTACTTGTCTGAATTACCACGCGAGCGTTGGTTCGACTTGGTAATGGAAGATGACGATCTCAACAAGCAGCTGGAGCTAACTGCCCAGAAGCTAGAAGAGAAACGTGTTGAAGCTGAGCACCGTTATGAAGACAAGCGTAAGAAAATCACCCAAGGTGATGATCTGGCGCCTGGCGTACTGAAAATCGTTAAAGTTCACCTGGCAGTGAAGCGTCGCATCCAGCCTGGTGACAAGATGGCCGGTCGTCACGGTAACAAGGGTGTTATCTCCATGGTTGTTCCTGTGGAAGATATGCCTTATGACGCCAACGGTAAGCCAGTTGATATCTGCTTGAACCCATTGGGTGTTCCTTCTCGAATGAACATCGGTCAGGTGCTTGAATTGCACTTGGGTTGGGCGGCTCGTGGCCTTGGTGAGCGTATCACTGAGATGCTGCAGCAGCAGCGTTCTATTGTCGATCTACGTGACTACCTGCAGCGCATCTATGATGCGGGTGACGGTAAGCGCGAAGATATGACCTTGTTGAACGACGCAGAGATTATTCAGTTAGCTGAGAACCTGCGTGGCGGTGTTCCTATGGCAACGCCGGTATTTGACGGTGCCAAGGAATCGGAAATCAAAGAGTTGTTAGAGCTGGCAGGCTTGCCTGCATCAGGTCAAACAACGCTGCATGATGGCCGTACTGGTGATGCGTTCGATAACAAGATATCTGTCGGTTACATGTACATGTTGAAGTTGAACCACTTGGTTGACGACAAGATGCACGCGCGTTCTACCGGTTCTTACAGCTTGGTAACTCAGCAGCCATTGGGCGGTAAAGCTCAGTTTGGTGGCCAGCGTTTCGGTGAGATGGAGGTGTGGGCACTAGAAGCTTATGGTGCTGCATATACATTGCAGGAAATGTTGACTGTTAAGTCAGATGACGTAAACGGTCGTACCAAGATGTACAAGAACATCGTTAACGGCGATCACCGTATGGAGCCTGGCATGCCAGAGTCCTTCAACGTACTGGTGAAAGAAATCCGCTCGTTGGGCATTAGCATCGATTTAGAACAAGACTAA
- the rplL gene encoding 50S ribosomal protein L7/L12: protein MALSQEDILNAIAEMSVMDVVGLIEAMEEKFGVTAQAAVAVAAVAGDAAAVEEQTEFDVVMSSFGANKVSVIKAVRAATGLGLKEAKGLVESAPTTVKEAVSKDDAEALKAQLEEAGASVEIK, encoded by the coding sequence ATGGCTCTGTCACAAGAAGATATTCTGAACGCAATCGCTGAAATGTCTGTAATGGACGTTGTTGGTTTGATCGAAGCAATGGAAGAGAAGTTCGGTGTAACTGCTCAAGCCGCAGTAGCTGTTGCAGCTGTTGCTGGCGATGCTGCTGCTGTTGAAGAGCAGACTGAATTTGACGTAGTAATGTCAAGCTTCGGCGCTAACAAAGTTTCAGTAATCAAAGCTGTTCGTGCAGCTACTGGTCTTGGCTTGAAAGAAGCTAAAGGCTTAGTAGAAAGCGCTCCTACTACAGTTAAAGAAGCTGTATCTAAGGACGACGCTGAAGCACTGAAAGCACAGCTTGAAGAAGCTGGCGCATCTGTAGAAATCAAGTAA
- the rplJ gene encoding 50S ribosomal protein L10, which produces MALNLESKKAIVAEVSEVAQRSLSAVVAEYHGLSVGQMTELRVQAREQGVYLRVVRNTLAKRAVEGTSLACLQEAMTGPLVYAFADEAPGAAARLIRDFAKTNDKLVPKAIAIDGTLLGAESLNTVASLPNREEALSKLLATMQAPAAKLVRTLNEVPGKLVRTLAAIRSEKESV; this is translated from the coding sequence GTGGCACTGAATCTCGAGAGCAAAAAGGCGATTGTCGCCGAGGTAAGCGAGGTAGCTCAACGCTCCTTGTCTGCCGTTGTAGCCGAGTATCACGGCCTTAGTGTTGGACAGATGACTGAACTTCGTGTTCAGGCTCGCGAGCAAGGTGTATACCTGCGCGTGGTTCGTAACACTCTGGCTAAGCGTGCCGTGGAAGGTACCAGTCTTGCCTGTTTACAGGAAGCTATGACCGGTCCTCTCGTTTATGCATTTGCAGACGAGGCACCTGGAGCAGCAGCACGTTTGATTCGCGATTTCGCGAAGACTAACGATAAGCTAGTTCCTAAGGCTATAGCAATTGACGGCACCCTATTAGGTGCTGAAAGCCTGAATACAGTAGCAAGTTTGCCGAACCGTGAAGAAGCACTTTCTAAGTTGCTAGCAACCATGCAAGCCCCTGCGGCGAAGCTGGTTCGCACTCTGAACGAAGTTCCTGGCAAATTGGTACGTACCCTGGCCGCTATTCGCTCGGAAAAAGAGTCTGTTTAA
- the rplA gene encoding 50S ribosomal protein L1 produces MAKLTKRTKAIRAAVDATKQYAVDEALALLKELANAKFEESIDVSINLGIDPRKSDQNVRGATVLPAGSGKDVRVAVFTQGANAEAAKEAGADVIGMDDLAAQIKGGDLNFDVVIASPDAMRVVGQLGQILGPRGLMPNPKVGTVTPNVAEAVKNAKAGQVRYRNDKGGIIHAAIGKANFEVAALQSNLEALIADLKKRKPSSAKGSFFVKVTLSSTMGAGIAIDKNTIESI; encoded by the coding sequence ATGGCAAAGCTCACTAAGCGTACTAAGGCAATCCGCGCAGCAGTTGATGCAACTAAGCAATATGCAGTTGACGAAGCTCTGGCTCTGTTAAAAGAACTGGCTAACGCTAAGTTTGAAGAGTCCATTGACGTTTCAATCAATCTGGGTATTGATCCACGTAAATCTGACCAAAACGTTCGCGGTGCTACTGTACTGCCAGCGGGTAGCGGTAAAGATGTACGTGTTGCTGTATTCACTCAGGGCGCTAATGCTGAAGCAGCTAAAGAAGCTGGTGCAGACGTTATCGGTATGGACGACCTTGCAGCTCAAATTAAGGGCGGCGATCTGAACTTTGACGTAGTAATTGCATCTCCAGATGCAATGCGCGTTGTTGGTCAGTTAGGTCAAATCCTCGGCCCACGTGGTCTGATGCCAAACCCTAAGGTTGGTACTGTAACGCCTAACGTTGCTGAAGCAGTTAAAAATGCTAAAGCGGGTCAGGTTCGCTACCGTAACGACAAAGGCGGCATCATTCACGCCGCTATCGGTAAAGCAAACTTTGAAGTTGCAGCATTGCAAAGCAACTTGGAAGCATTGATTGCCGACCTGAAGAAGCGTAAGCCTTCTTCAGCTAAGGGTTCTTTCTTCGTGAAAGTAACTCTGTCTAGCACCATGGGTGCTGGTATTGCGATTGATAAAAACACAATCGAATCTATTTAA
- the rplK gene encoding 50S ribosomal protein L11, whose translation MAKKVEAYIKLQVAAGKANPSPPVGPALGQHGVNIMEFCKTFNAQTQEMEAGMPVPVVITVYSDRSFTFITKTPPAAVLLKKAAGLKSGSPRPNTEKVGTVTRAQLEEIATTKMADLTASDMDAAVRTIAGSARSMGLNVEGVE comes from the coding sequence ATGGCTAAGAAAGTCGAAGCTTATATCAAGTTGCAGGTTGCTGCAGGTAAGGCGAATCCGTCACCACCAGTTGGTCCAGCTTTGGGTCAGCACGGTGTGAATATCATGGAGTTCTGTAAGACGTTTAACGCGCAGACTCAAGAGATGGAAGCTGGCATGCCTGTGCCTGTTGTTATCACTGTATACAGTGATCGCAGCTTTACCTTCATCACTAAGACTCCACCAGCTGCAGTTCTGTTGAAGAAAGCTGCTGGTTTGAAGAGCGGTTCTCCACGCCCTAACACTGAAAAAGTGGGCACTGTGACTCGTGCACAGTTGGAAGAAATTGCAACTACTAAGATGGCTGACTTGACTGCTTCAGATATGGACGCAGCTGTTAGAACTATCGCTGGTAGCGCACGCTCTATGGGTCTTAATGTGGAAGGAGTTGAATAA
- the nusG gene encoding transcription termination/antitermination protein NusG, giving the protein MAKRWYVIHAYSGYEKRVQQSILERIERAGLQEEFGDVLVPTEEVVEMKAGQKRKSERKFFPGYVLVEMEMTDEAWHLVKDTPRVMGFIGGTSDRPAPITDKEASIILDRVQDGAEKPRPKTLFEVGEVVRVTDGPFADFNGVVEEVNYEKSRLRVAVLIFGRSTPVELEFGQVEKS; this is encoded by the coding sequence ATGGCTAAACGTTGGTACGTGATACACGCATACTCAGGCTATGAGAAGCGGGTTCAGCAATCAATTTTGGAGCGCATCGAGCGCGCCGGACTTCAAGAAGAGTTTGGTGATGTTCTAGTTCCAACTGAAGAAGTCGTGGAGATGAAGGCAGGGCAGAAGCGCAAAAGTGAGCGTAAATTCTTCCCGGGCTATGTTTTGGTCGAGATGGAAATGACCGATGAAGCATGGCACCTAGTAAAAGACACTCCGCGTGTTATGGGTTTCATTGGTGGTACCAGTGATCGCCCTGCTCCAATCACAGACAAGGAAGCCTCTATTATTCTGGATCGTGTCCAGGATGGTGCTGAGAAACCTCGTCCTAAGACCTTGTTTGAAGTGGGTGAAGTGGTTCGCGTCACTGATGGACCATTTGCAGACTTTAACGGTGTGGTTGAAGAAGTTAATTACGAGAAGAGTCGCTTACGCGTGGCTGTTCTGATCTTCGGTCGTTCCACTCCGGTTGAGTTGGAATTTGGCCAGGTAGAAAAGAGCTAA